One part of the Streptomyces sp. NBC_00286 genome encodes these proteins:
- a CDS encoding TerB family tellurite resistance protein codes for MLPGWGRNGRFVRARALGVSRVLGTRTAWTTVGDGEFFCPGCGGDRNYQRLAGRRRFTLLGMPVLPRGATGPVVECAACRHHFGADVLDHPTTTRFSAMLRDAVHTVALAILAAGGTCSRTSLETAADAVRAAGFEDCTEDQLAALVEALAADTGRVHGGPCGPGLAIELHEALDPLAPHLAPTGRESILLQGARIALADGPYTPAERDTLATVGAALTICADEVTRLLAAARTPS; via the coding sequence GTGCTGCCAGGATGGGGACGAAACGGCCGGTTTGTCCGCGCTCGCGCGCTCGGCGTTTCCCGCGTCCTGGGAACCCGTACCGCGTGGACCACCGTCGGCGACGGCGAGTTCTTCTGCCCCGGCTGCGGAGGCGACCGCAACTACCAGCGCCTCGCGGGCCGCCGCCGCTTCACCCTGCTCGGCATGCCCGTCCTGCCGCGCGGCGCCACCGGACCCGTCGTGGAGTGCGCCGCCTGCCGCCACCACTTCGGCGCGGACGTCCTCGACCACCCCACCACCACCCGCTTCTCCGCGATGCTGCGCGACGCCGTCCACACCGTCGCGCTCGCGATCCTGGCCGCGGGCGGCACCTGCTCCCGTACGTCCCTGGAGACGGCCGCCGACGCCGTACGCGCGGCCGGCTTCGAGGACTGCACCGAGGACCAGCTCGCCGCGCTCGTCGAAGCCCTCGCCGCCGACACCGGCCGCGTCCACGGCGGACCCTGCGGACCGGGCCTGGCCATAGAGCTCCACGAGGCACTGGACCCGCTGGCCCCGCACCTCGCCCCCACCGGCCGCGAGTCGATCCTCCTCCAGGGCGCTCGCATCGCCCTCGCCGACGGCCCGTACACCCCCGCCGAACGCGACACCCTCGCGACGGTGGGCGCGGCGCTGACGATCTGCGCCGACGAGGTGACGCGGCTGCTGGCTGCGGCGCGTACGCCGTCCTAG
- the fxsT gene encoding FxSxx-COOH system tetratricopeptide repeat protein, producing MTHDPSPAQDGRTVRGRDGPRAPLAEEQQQPLTRLHPWEVADAVWVASEHAWLTGVPDRSADEGEQAGHPAGPVPDPAVSAPAQPEAPSGPDGSGRPDEHPGTPGDAPDEDPTLNSVVARVDAQPSVPAAEHRRRLSRVPEPVSTQGSASRTTWRSNARAVGRALRAFRTAVASAYASELNEEATAERIALALPLPPVLRPTAERRWRAVLLVDGAPHMAVWRDATEQFAKIARRFGGFRDVMELSLDASSAERATVSLPGPALEARTASPRSLVDPTGRSVIFVLTDGAAPAWRSGAAQRLLALWGKRQPVAVLHMLPQRLWHRTGLNPSWIRLRASGPWAGDRRPSWEPAEALSGVLRSRSGRGTTVPVPVLELDPDWLEPWARFVGADEPRDVELAAVLTTVHARPAPPAPTSSSDPAEQVAMFRGWASPEAFQLATHMAAIQLDLPTMSEVQRRTMPHLGTEHMAEFLLSRLVSPLLWYDDDQLSFVFAPGVREELLAYGSRNATEHVIEQAAELLAPRSAAAQDLLSYLRGQEASATPARGQDREFREVERAVLHALSGPHRPRARELDALEDVRGPFGGRPEGPKVSAAVVDSAQPRVAEPADPSFSGMPQSSRDSFPLGTQALDGTADADPGEGESSVSTVPAASERGHDQHLTAGGPRPSRPTVWGNMPPRNLVFTGRDELLVALEQGLRSGPTAVLPHALHGMGGVGKSQLALEFVYRHAAQYDLVWWIPAERPTQIQQAFVELARRMHLPVSSEAITAVPAVLEALRTGVPYGNWLLVFDNAESPNAVQEYFPSALEGGPTGSVIVTSRNPQWNTLAHPLEVDVFDRSESIQLLRRRNPDLTDQEADMLAEVLGDLPLAVEQASAWRAETGMPPAEYLRVFEEKRAELMAVSPPTQYEETVATAWNVSLDHVETKNPGALQLLQLCSYFAPEPISRQFFSNAVADPIAPELDVIFTDPIRLSRAIREINRYSLAKIDHRTNSIQMHRLVQAVLKARMTEEQRERFQHGAHLLLAANAPSDPQDPRAWVRFGELYSHVIVSEALESPHRYVRQLVYNVAEYLFYWGDHAAALDFASQVYSIWRERFGEGDPQTLVLGRHLRFVMWRMGRYSAAAELGERMLATLEAAGSELEEEYLRVKGQVSSDRRVRGDFRGALEFDEDVYNRAVRAFGDDDPDTLLHAFNLSVCLRVNGDFRRALELDQAVWRHRVQMFGADSPITLSSEASVALDRQELGEYTQALGMCEEGVEKSKEVYGDSHPMTYRAIARLGVAQRKAGMHAEAAENTRIALAALAERYGDRAPDVLQISLNFSIDLRQNGDLQEALKLGERTRKLFAETLGADHPHTVSADVDLAVTLRLLDQVDAARKLNESALIRFKESLGDTHPCTLITAINLANDLFAQAEAARARDLDERTLDQVRDYLGDTHPTALVLQANLAADLRALGQSEEAASLHREAVEAIKEKLGSAHPAYQDALAWRRANCDIDPMHL from the coding sequence GTGACTCACGATCCCTCCCCCGCGCAGGACGGGCGGACCGTGCGCGGGCGGGACGGGCCACGTGCGCCGTTGGCCGAGGAACAACAACAGCCCCTCACCCGCCTCCACCCCTGGGAAGTGGCCGATGCGGTGTGGGTGGCGAGCGAACACGCGTGGCTGACCGGGGTGCCGGATCGGTCCGCCGACGAGGGCGAGCAGGCTGGCCACCCGGCGGGCCCGGTGCCGGACCCCGCCGTATCCGCACCCGCCCAGCCGGAAGCCCCGTCCGGGCCCGACGGTAGCGGCAGGCCCGACGAGCACCCGGGAACACCAGGCGACGCCCCGGACGAAGACCCCACGCTCAATAGCGTAGTGGCGCGGGTGGACGCCCAGCCGTCCGTGCCCGCCGCCGAGCACCGCCGTCGGCTGTCCCGCGTGCCAGAACCAGTGTCCACGCAGGGGTCCGCCTCCCGGACCACGTGGCGCTCGAACGCCCGGGCCGTGGGGCGGGCGCTGCGTGCGTTCCGTACCGCCGTCGCCTCCGCGTACGCGAGCGAACTGAACGAGGAGGCCACCGCGGAACGCATCGCGCTGGCCCTGCCCCTGCCACCGGTCCTCCGTCCCACGGCGGAGCGCCGTTGGCGGGCGGTGCTGCTGGTGGACGGCGCGCCGCACATGGCGGTGTGGCGCGACGCCACGGAACAATTCGCGAAGATCGCCCGCCGCTTCGGCGGGTTCCGTGACGTCATGGAGCTGTCGCTGGACGCAAGTTCGGCCGAGCGCGCCACCGTGTCACTGCCCGGCCCGGCCCTCGAAGCCCGGACCGCCTCTCCGCGCAGTCTGGTCGACCCGACGGGGCGGTCCGTCATCTTCGTGCTGACCGACGGGGCCGCCCCCGCCTGGCGGTCGGGCGCCGCCCAACGGCTACTCGCGCTGTGGGGCAAGCGGCAGCCGGTGGCCGTACTGCACATGCTGCCCCAGCGGCTGTGGCACCGTACCGGCCTGAATCCGTCCTGGATCAGACTGCGGGCGTCCGGCCCGTGGGCCGGGGACCGGCGACCCTCCTGGGAGCCGGCGGAGGCACTCTCCGGGGTGTTACGGTCCCGCTCCGGCCGGGGAACGACCGTGCCCGTACCGGTACTCGAACTTGACCCGGACTGGCTGGAGCCATGGGCCCGGTTCGTGGGAGCGGACGAGCCGCGCGACGTCGAGCTGGCGGCCGTCCTGACCACCGTGCACGCGCGGCCGGCGCCACCGGCGCCGACGTCGTCGTCCGACCCCGCCGAGCAGGTCGCGATGTTCCGCGGCTGGGCGTCCCCCGAAGCGTTCCAGCTGGCTACGCACATGGCGGCGATCCAGCTGGACCTGCCCACGATGTCCGAGGTCCAGCGGCGCACCATGCCCCACTTGGGCACCGAGCACATGGCGGAGTTCCTTCTCAGCCGCCTGGTCTCACCACTCCTGTGGTACGACGACGACCAGCTGTCCTTCGTCTTCGCCCCCGGAGTGCGCGAGGAACTACTGGCCTACGGCTCACGGAACGCCACGGAGCACGTGATCGAACAGGCCGCCGAACTCCTGGCCCCCCGCAGCGCCGCCGCGCAGGACCTGCTGTCCTACCTCCGAGGACAGGAGGCGAGCGCGACCCCCGCGCGCGGCCAGGACCGCGAGTTCAGGGAGGTCGAGCGGGCCGTCCTGCACGCGTTGAGCGGACCACACCGCCCCCGCGCGAGAGAACTGGACGCGCTGGAGGACGTGCGCGGCCCCTTCGGAGGGCGCCCTGAGGGCCCCAAAGTGTCGGCCGCTGTGGTCGATTCGGCCCAACCTCGCGTTGCTGAACCGGCAGACCCGTCGTTCTCGGGTATGCCGCAGTCATCGCGCGACAGCTTCCCGCTCGGCACCCAGGCGTTGGACGGCACGGCAGACGCCGATCCAGGAGAAGGAGAATCATCAGTGAGCACGGTCCCCGCCGCGTCCGAACGTGGGCACGATCAGCATCTGACCGCAGGTGGTCCCCGTCCGTCCAGGCCCACTGTCTGGGGGAACATGCCACCACGGAACCTGGTGTTCACCGGTCGCGACGAGCTCCTGGTCGCCCTGGAGCAGGGGCTGCGATCGGGTCCCACGGCCGTCCTGCCCCACGCCCTCCACGGCATGGGCGGTGTCGGCAAATCACAACTGGCGTTGGAATTCGTCTACCGGCATGCCGCTCAATACGATCTCGTCTGGTGGATTCCAGCAGAGCGCCCGACCCAGATTCAGCAGGCATTCGTCGAACTCGCCCGCAGAATGCATCTCCCGGTCAGTTCCGAGGCCATCACCGCGGTACCCGCGGTCCTGGAAGCCCTGCGCACCGGAGTTCCGTACGGGAACTGGCTTCTGGTCTTCGACAACGCGGAAAGCCCGAACGCGGTGCAGGAATATTTTCCCAGCGCTCTCGAGGGCGGGCCGACCGGTTCCGTGATCGTGACCTCACGCAATCCCCAGTGGAACACCCTCGCTCACCCCTTGGAGGTCGACGTGTTCGACCGCTCCGAGAGCATCCAGCTGCTGCGGCGGCGTAATCCCGATCTGACCGACCAAGAGGCCGACATGCTCGCCGAAGTCCTCGGCGACCTTCCGCTGGCCGTCGAGCAGGCCTCGGCGTGGCGCGCCGAGACGGGCATGCCCCCTGCCGAATACTTGAGGGTGTTTGAAGAAAAGCGCGCAGAACTCATGGCGGTCTCTCCGCCCACACAGTACGAAGAGACGGTCGCCACAGCGTGGAACGTATCTCTCGATCACGTGGAGACCAAGAACCCTGGCGCCCTGCAACTTCTCCAGTTGTGCTCCTATTTCGCGCCGGAGCCGATTTCCCGACAGTTCTTCTCCAACGCAGTGGCCGATCCCATCGCGCCGGAACTTGATGTCATCTTCACGGATCCCATTCGACTGAGCCGGGCCATCCGCGAGATCAATCGCTATTCCCTCGCCAAGATCGATCACCGGACCAATTCGATCCAGATGCACCGGCTGGTCCAGGCCGTGCTGAAGGCGCGGATGACGGAGGAGCAGCGCGAGCGCTTCCAGCACGGGGCGCATCTGCTGCTCGCCGCCAACGCGCCGAGCGACCCCCAGGACCCGCGGGCCTGGGTGCGCTTCGGTGAGCTGTACTCGCACGTGATCGTCTCCGAAGCCCTGGAGTCGCCCCACCGCTATGTGCGGCAACTGGTCTACAACGTGGCCGAATACCTCTTCTACTGGGGAGATCACGCGGCTGCCCTGGACTTCGCGAGCCAGGTCTACTCGATCTGGCGCGAGCGATTCGGTGAAGGCGATCCACAGACGCTGGTCCTGGGCCGACACCTGCGGTTCGTGATGTGGCGCATGGGGCGGTACAGCGCGGCCGCGGAACTCGGCGAGCGGATGCTGGCCACGCTGGAGGCGGCCGGGTCCGAACTGGAGGAGGAGTACCTCCGGGTCAAGGGCCAGGTCTCCAGCGACCGCCGGGTGCGCGGCGACTTCCGCGGCGCCCTGGAATTCGACGAGGACGTCTACAACCGGGCGGTGCGCGCCTTCGGGGACGACGACCCCGACACCCTGCTGCATGCCTTCAACCTGTCGGTGTGCCTGCGCGTCAACGGGGACTTCCGGCGGGCGCTGGAACTGGACCAGGCGGTCTGGCGCCACCGGGTGCAGATGTTCGGCGCCGACAGCCCCATCACCCTGAGCTCCGAAGCCTCGGTCGCCCTGGACCGCCAGGAACTCGGCGAGTACACCCAGGCCTTGGGAATGTGCGAAGAAGGTGTGGAGAAGTCCAAGGAGGTGTACGGCGACTCCCACCCCATGACATACCGGGCCATCGCCCGGCTCGGCGTCGCGCAGCGCAAGGCCGGCATGCACGCGGAGGCAGCCGAGAACACGCGGATCGCACTGGCGGCGCTGGCCGAGCGGTACGGCGACCGGGCGCCGGACGTGCTACAGATCTCGCTGAACTTCTCCATCGACCTGCGCCAGAACGGGGACCTCCAGGAAGCCTTGAAGCTCGGCGAGCGCACCCGCAAGCTGTTCGCGGAGACACTGGGCGCCGATCACCCGCACACCGTCTCGGCCGACGTCGACCTGGCCGTGACGCTGAGGCTCCTGGACCAGGTGGACGCCGCCCGCAAGCTCAACGAGTCCGCTCTGATCCGGTTCAAGGAATCTCTGGGCGACACCCATCCCTGCACCCTGATCACCGCGATCAACCTGGCCAACGACCTGTTCGCGCAAGCCGAGGCCGCCCGGGCGCGTGACCTGGACGAACGTACGCTCGACCAAGTGCGGGATTACCTGGGCGACACGCATCCCACCGCACTCGTGCTGCAGGCGAACCTCGCGGCCGATCTGCGGGCCCTGGGGCAGTCCGAGGAGGCGGCGTCTCTGCACAGGGAAGCGGTTGAGGCGATCAAGGAAAAGCTGGGCAGCGCTCATCCCGCTTACCAGGACGCGCTGGCTTGGCGACGGGCGAACTGCGATATCGATCCCATGCACCTGTAG
- a CDS encoding HEXXH motif domain-containing protein — protein sequence MTQASGAAPDTEPLHRFTSRQFESLIRGEGDADALTALVLAERSHRLLVLDLVMDSLTTMAGVGRPLPAPQRAWNLLADTQRIAPAVVQELLDLPETGLWAGQLLQRLRAPRPTELPLWADVGHLHCIAAAAAVRAGLSFSFPVPSVEGRVDLPTLGQARLPYQAPWETAVLTSHKGGVVLTSATGTLQLPGPLGRRAPGWLPLYRDEVRPPGAPAVRVTLDDLGRHRIVPPPMGAARRLPAGAAARLTKLIQEGCDLLVEADPPSAVTVGALLRTVQPMPAHEAFRVRSASSSHAVGGLALSWPDSELACAAAIVHELQHSKLNALSHLVPLFEEGPLPGRLYYAPWRDDPRPLPGMLQGIYAFTGVTRFWRGRTRLPAERYEPLDWFEFALWRGQLASVLPRVTADPELTAAGRRLLVAVRSTVAGWAAECPVTTAAREAVGLAQRLAADHRALWRLHHVRPYPVDTDRLAAAWLRGDEPVLPRRRQQVRAERRQRHLDARAVLARIRLVDPVALVKLRDVAEEADVPGVTGAGRADLLWATGDPSAAAEHFTRTVVDGTAPPAAWAGLRLTLEETGRSPEAVRALGAVPEVVGAVARAVRRRTRTRVDPVGLAHWVGRGLGEEV from the coding sequence ATGACGCAGGCTTCGGGGGCGGCGCCGGACACAGAACCGCTGCACCGGTTCACCTCTCGGCAGTTCGAGAGTCTGATACGCGGAGAGGGGGACGCGGACGCGCTGACCGCCTTGGTCCTGGCCGAGCGCAGTCACCGCCTGCTGGTCCTCGACCTCGTCATGGACTCCCTCACGACCATGGCGGGTGTCGGCAGGCCGTTGCCTGCCCCTCAACGAGCCTGGAACCTGCTGGCCGACACGCAGCGCATCGCTCCGGCGGTCGTCCAAGAACTGCTGGATCTGCCCGAAACGGGCCTGTGGGCAGGGCAGTTGCTGCAGCGGCTGCGGGCACCTCGGCCCACTGAGCTGCCCCTCTGGGCCGACGTGGGGCACCTGCACTGCATCGCTGCGGCGGCCGCGGTCCGCGCCGGCCTGAGTTTCTCCTTCCCCGTGCCGTCCGTTGAGGGCAGGGTCGATCTCCCTACTCTCGGCCAGGCCCGGCTGCCTTACCAGGCGCCGTGGGAGACCGCCGTGCTGACCTCCCACAAGGGCGGTGTCGTGCTGACCTCCGCGACCGGCACCCTGCAGTTGCCCGGCCCGCTGGGCCGCCGGGCGCCAGGATGGCTGCCCCTGTACCGCGACGAGGTCCGGCCACCGGGAGCCCCGGCTGTCCGCGTCACCCTCGACGACTTGGGGCGACACCGGATCGTCCCGCCTCCGATGGGGGCTGCCCGGCGTCTGCCGGCTGGCGCGGCAGCAAGGCTGACCAAGCTGATACAGGAGGGTTGCGACCTGCTGGTGGAGGCCGATCCACCGTCGGCCGTGACCGTGGGGGCGCTGCTGCGCACCGTCCAGCCCATGCCGGCTCACGAGGCGTTCCGGGTCCGCAGCGCGAGCAGTTCCCACGCGGTGGGTGGCCTGGCCCTGTCCTGGCCCGACTCCGAGCTGGCTTGTGCGGCGGCCATCGTCCATGAACTCCAGCACAGCAAGCTCAACGCGCTCTCCCATCTTGTCCCGCTGTTCGAGGAGGGCCCGTTACCTGGGCGGCTCTACTACGCCCCCTGGCGGGACGACCCGAGGCCGTTACCGGGCATGCTCCAGGGGATCTACGCGTTCACCGGGGTCACCCGCTTCTGGCGTGGCCGGACTCGGCTGCCCGCTGAGCGGTACGAGCCGCTCGACTGGTTCGAATTCGCCTTGTGGCGAGGTCAGTTGGCGAGTGTTCTGCCGCGGGTCACGGCCGATCCGGAGCTGACGGCGGCGGGTCGGCGTCTGCTTGTCGCGGTGCGGTCCACGGTGGCGGGCTGGGCGGCCGAGTGCCCGGTGACGACAGCGGCCCGGGAGGCTGTAGGCCTCGCGCAACGGCTGGCCGCCGACCACCGTGCCCTGTGGCGCCTGCATCATGTGCGCCCGTACCCCGTGGACACGGACCGACTGGCCGCAGCCTGGTTGCGGGGGGACGAGCCCGTGCTGCCACGCCGCCGGCAACAGGTCCGAGCGGAGCGCAGGCAGCGGCATCTGGACGCGCGTGCCGTGCTGGCCCGTATTCGGCTCGTCGACCCTGTTGCGCTGGTCAAACTCCGGGACGTCGCGGAGGAGGCCGACGTGCCGGGGGTGACGGGCGCGGGTCGGGCCGATCTGCTCTGGGCGACCGGCGACCCGTCCGCCGCCGCGGAACACTTCACCCGGACTGTCGTTGACGGCACAGCTCCGCCAGCCGCCTGGGCGGGCCTGCGGCTGACGTTGGAAGAGACCGGTCGCTCCCCGGAGGCGGTACGTGCCCTGGGGGCCGTTCCGGAGGTAGTCGGCGCTGTGGCCCGTGCCGTCCGTCGGCGCACCAGGACGCGAGTGGATCCGGTCGGACTCGCTCACTGGGTGGGGCGAGGCCTCGGCGAGGAGGTCTGA
- a CDS encoding effector-associated domain 2-containing protein → MNPAQGEPSAARALLVAVETYEAGTAWNLDGPVRDALAHRSWLLGQGFAPEAITLLVSPLPENCVLLQEAGVEEQPADRESVHRALFRELAETASDWLFVAWSGHGLVDLDGHRRLVYADAVGRDLRSLDVEAALAAFRSDIAPAHPRQLWLLDACQTFTDAASAANALRPDPVPRGRLRAVREQQVLFACGPGEATGNRVPGAGAGDGVPRASGAFSSAALALLRAHPEWRHDAAQLAAALREEFSAAAAGGEAAVMPTSLWFEGAGHTTRAEVSRAAPRRRLGPADHRRMYDALADLPVMQDPGLRAAVIGHLPLEICASVPRSPVMRIEILALIRTCLVFENGLLHLWDAVSLLDAGTLALSELETVLRDYPEWFTPL, encoded by the coding sequence ATGAACCCGGCGCAGGGGGAGCCGTCAGCCGCTCGGGCGCTGCTGGTCGCGGTCGAGACGTACGAGGCCGGGACCGCCTGGAACCTGGACGGCCCGGTGCGGGACGCGTTGGCCCACCGCAGCTGGCTGCTCGGACAGGGCTTCGCTCCGGAAGCGATCACCCTGCTGGTGTCGCCGCTGCCGGAGAACTGTGTCCTGCTCCAGGAGGCGGGCGTGGAAGAGCAGCCGGCCGACCGGGAGAGCGTGCACCGGGCCCTGTTCCGGGAGCTGGCGGAGACGGCCAGCGACTGGCTGTTCGTCGCCTGGTCCGGGCACGGACTGGTCGACCTGGACGGCCACCGGCGACTGGTGTACGCGGACGCGGTCGGCCGCGATCTGCGGAGTCTCGACGTGGAAGCCGCCCTTGCGGCGTTCCGCTCCGACATCGCACCGGCGCACCCGCGGCAACTGTGGCTCCTGGACGCCTGCCAGACTTTCACCGACGCGGCCTCCGCGGCCAACGCACTGCGGCCCGACCCCGTGCCCCGCGGCCGTCTGCGCGCGGTACGGGAGCAGCAGGTGCTGTTCGCCTGCGGGCCCGGCGAGGCTACGGGCAACCGAGTTCCGGGTGCCGGGGCGGGGGACGGCGTACCCCGTGCTTCAGGTGCCTTCAGTTCGGCGGCCCTGGCTCTGTTGCGCGCCCACCCCGAGTGGCGGCACGACGCGGCCCAGCTGGCCGCCGCGCTGCGGGAGGAGTTCAGCGCGGCAGCGGCGGGCGGTGAGGCCGCCGTTATGCCGACGTCGCTCTGGTTCGAGGGCGCGGGCCACACGACCCGAGCGGAAGTGAGCCGGGCCGCTCCCCGGCGGCGGCTCGGCCCGGCGGACCACCGGCGGATGTACGACGCGCTGGCCGACCTTCCGGTCATGCAGGACCCGGGCCTACGGGCCGCGGTCATCGGACATCTGCCGCTCGAGATCTGCGCCAGTGTCCCTCGCTCCCCGGTGATGCGGATCGAAATCCTCGCGCTGATCAGGACCTGTCTGGTGTTTGAGAACGGGTTGCTCCACCTGTGGGACGCGGTGTCACTGCTGGATGCCGGAACGCTTGCGCTCTCCGAGCTGGAAACCGTTCTGCGTGACTATCCGGAGTGGTTCACGCCGTTGTGA
- a CDS encoding M4 family metallopeptidase: MTANRGFEPTFCTIVPPHVLDTLARSEDPALAGPARRTLERDALERTHRRLTTVIGAPALAPPEALADQPTRTIYDAKHKQDLPGKKVRGEGDKPGKDATVNRAYAGLGATFDLFLKAYERNSINGEGLPLNATVHFGEEYNNAFWDGEQMVFGDGDGEIFLDFTIPVDVIGHELAHGVTQYTANLTYFGQPGALNESMSDVFGALIKQYTLGQTAAEADWLIGAGLLAPRVTGKALRSMKEPGTAYDDDVLGKDPQPATMDDYVQTGRDNGGVHINSGIPNRAFYLTATALGGNAWERAGQIWYDVLTGGELDSEANFSDFANLTLAQARATYGEGEELQAVTKAWEQVGVPTA, from the coding sequence ATGACCGCGAACCGTGGCTTCGAGCCCACCTTCTGCACCATCGTGCCGCCCCACGTCCTCGACACCCTCGCCCGGTCCGAGGACCCCGCGCTCGCGGGCCCCGCCCGCCGCACCTTGGAGCGCGACGCCCTGGAGCGCACCCACCGCCGCCTGACCACGGTCATCGGCGCCCCCGCCCTTGCCCCGCCGGAGGCCCTCGCCGACCAGCCGACCCGCACCATCTACGACGCCAAACACAAGCAGGACCTCCCCGGCAAAAAGGTGCGCGGCGAGGGCGACAAGCCCGGCAAGGACGCCACGGTCAACCGCGCGTACGCCGGCCTGGGCGCGACCTTCGACCTGTTCCTGAAGGCGTACGAGCGGAACTCGATCAACGGCGAGGGCCTGCCGCTCAACGCGACGGTGCACTTCGGCGAGGAGTACAACAACGCCTTCTGGGACGGCGAGCAGATGGTCTTCGGCGACGGTGACGGCGAGATCTTCCTCGACTTCACGATTCCCGTCGACGTCATCGGCCATGAACTCGCCCACGGCGTCACGCAGTACACCGCGAACCTCACCTACTTCGGCCAGCCGGGCGCCCTGAACGAGTCGATGTCGGACGTCTTCGGCGCGCTGATCAAGCAGTACACGCTCGGCCAGACCGCCGCCGAGGCCGACTGGCTGATCGGCGCAGGCCTGCTCGCGCCGCGCGTCACCGGCAAGGCGCTGCGCTCGATGAAGGAGCCGGGCACGGCGTACGACGACGATGTGCTCGGCAAGGACCCGCAGCCGGCGACGATGGACGACTACGTCCAGACGGGCCGCGACAACGGCGGCGTCCACATCAACTCCGGCATCCCCAACCGCGCCTTCTACCTCACCGCGACCGCACTCGGCGGCAACGCCTGGGAGCGCGCGGGACAGATCTGGTACGATGTGCTGACCGGCGGCGAGCTGGACTCCGAGGCGAACTTCTCCGACTTCGCGAACCTGACCCTGGCGCAGGCCCGTGCCACGTACGGCGAGGGCGAGGAGCTCCAGGCCGTCACGAAGGCGTGGGAGCAGGTCGGGGTGCCCACGGCCTGA
- the leuA gene encoding 2-isopropylmalate synthase: protein MANRQQPTSMPIHKYRPYDQVDIPDRTWPDNRITVAPRWLSTDLRDGNQALIDPMSPARKREMFDLLVRMGYKEIEVGFPASGQTDFDFVRSIIEEEGAIPDDVTISVLTQAREDLIERTVESLKGAKRATVHLYNATAPVFRRVVFRGSKDDIKQIAVDGTRLVVEYAEKLLDERTTFGYQYSPEIFTDTELDFALEVCEAVMDVWQPGPDREIILNLPATVERSTPSTHADRFEWMSRNLSRREYVCLSVHPHNDRGTAVAAAELALMAGADRIEGCLFGQGERTGNVDLVTLGMNLFSQGVDPQIDFSNIDEVRRTAEYCNQMEVHARHPYVGDLVYTSFSGSHQDAIKKGFDAMEASAKEQGKTVDDIEWAVPYLPIDPKDVGRSYEAVIRVNSQSGKGGIAYVLKNDHKLDLPRRMQIEFSKIIQAKTDAEGGEVTPKAIGEIFRDEYLPNAENAWGRIQLKNGQSTTDKDGVDTLTVEAEVDGVETTLVGTGNGPISAFFHALQGIGVDARLLDYQEHTMSEGASAQAASYIEVAIGDKVLWGIGIDANTTRASLKAVVSAVNRATR from the coding sequence ATGGCGAACCGCCAGCAGCCCACGTCCATGCCGATCCACAAGTACCGCCCGTACGACCAGGTCGACATCCCCGACCGCACGTGGCCGGACAACCGGATCACCGTCGCCCCCCGCTGGCTCTCCACGGACCTGCGCGACGGCAACCAGGCCCTGATCGACCCCATGTCGCCCGCTCGTAAGCGCGAGATGTTCGATCTGCTGGTGAGGATGGGCTACAAGGAGATCGAGGTCGGGTTTCCCGCTTCCGGGCAGACCGACTTCGACTTCGTACGGTCGATCATCGAGGAAGAGGGCGCGATCCCCGATGACGTCACGATCTCCGTACTGACCCAGGCCCGCGAGGACCTGATCGAGCGGACCGTCGAGTCGCTGAAGGGCGCCAAGCGCGCCACCGTCCACCTCTACAACGCCACCGCGCCCGTCTTCCGCCGGGTCGTCTTCCGCGGTTCCAAGGACGACATCAAGCAGATCGCCGTCGACGGCACCCGGCTGGTCGTGGAGTACGCCGAGAAGCTGCTGGACGAGCGGACGACCTTCGGCTACCAGTACAGCCCCGAGATCTTCACCGACACCGAGCTGGACTTCGCCCTGGAGGTCTGCGAGGCCGTCATGGACGTCTGGCAGCCCGGCCCGGACCGCGAGATCATCCTCAACCTGCCCGCCACCGTGGAGCGTTCGACCCCCTCTACGCACGCGGACCGCTTCGAGTGGATGAGCCGCAACCTGTCGCGGCGCGAGTACGTCTGCCTGTCCGTGCACCCGCACAACGACCGCGGTACGGCGGTCGCGGCGGCCGAGCTGGCGCTGATGGCCGGCGCCGACCGCATCGAGGGCTGCCTGTTCGGGCAGGGCGAGCGCACCGGCAACGTCGACCTGGTGACCCTGGGCATGAACCTGTTCTCGCAGGGCGTCGACCCGCAGATCGACTTCTCGAACATCGACGAGGTCCGGCGGACCGCCGAGTACTGCAACCAGATGGAGGTCCACGCCCGCCACCCGTACGTCGGCGACCTCGTCTACACCTCCTTCTCCGGCTCCCACCAGGACGCCATCAAGAAGGGCTTCGACGCCATGGAGGCGTCCGCGAAGGAGCAGGGCAAGACGGTCGACGACATCGAGTGGGCGGTCCCGTATCTGCCCATCGACCCGAAGGACGTCGGCCGCTCGTACGAGGCGGTCATCCGGGTCAACTCGCAGTCCGGCAAGGGCGGTATCGCGTACGTCCTGAAGAACGACCACAAGCTGGACCTGCCGCGCCGGATGCAGATCGAGTTCTCGAAGATCATCCAGGCGAAGACGGACGCCGAGGGCGGCGAGGTCACGCCGAAGGCCATCGGGGAGATCTTCCGGGACGAGTACCTGCCCAACGCCGAGAACGCCTGGGGCCGTATCCAGCTCAAGAACGGCCAGTCCACCACCGACAAGGACGGCGTGGACACGCTGACCGTCGAGGCCGAGGTGGACGGCGTCGAGACCACCCTGGTCGGCACCGGCAACGGCCCGATCTCCGCGTTCTTCCACGCACTGCAGGGCATCGGCGTCGACGCCCGGCTCCTGGACTACCAGGAGCACACGATGAGCGAGGGCGCCTCCGCGCAGGCCGCCTCGTACATCGAGGTCGCGATCGGCGACAAGGTGCTGTGGGGGATCGGTATCGACGCGAATACGACACGCGCCTCGCTGAAGGCGGTCGTCTCCGCGGTCAACCGCGCGACGCGATGA